A single genomic interval of Haloterrigena salifodinae harbors:
- a CDS encoding NAD(P)-dependent oxidoreductase — protein MRTNPDVVVLREGTEGLSMESYAETLRERLPEYTVALARTPKEERELVPQARVVIGITIDEDLLAEADRLELFACTFAGTDHVPMDALADHGVAVTNAGGIHAPGIAEQTIANMLVFARNLHEGWRRKENGEWRHFQSHEFTDSTVTVVGLGSIGQAVVQRLEGFEVETIGIRYTPEKGGPTDEVLGFDEDDVHEAFSRSDYVVLACPLNDLTRGLVDEDALATLPPEAVLVNAARGGIVDTDALVSALQYEGIRGAALDVTDPEPLPNDHELWDLENCLLTPHTGGHTPKHWDRLADIVATNLQELEAGEGDDLENAVYQPDGG, from the coding sequence ATGAGAACGAATCCAGACGTCGTCGTTCTGAGAGAGGGAACAGAAGGGCTGTCGATGGAATCGTACGCCGAGACCCTCCGCGAGCGGTTGCCCGAGTACACCGTCGCGCTCGCGCGGACGCCGAAGGAAGAGCGCGAGCTCGTCCCGCAGGCGCGGGTCGTGATCGGCATCACGATCGACGAGGACCTGCTCGCCGAGGCCGATCGCCTCGAGCTGTTCGCCTGCACGTTCGCCGGCACCGACCACGTACCGATGGACGCGCTGGCGGATCACGGCGTCGCCGTCACGAACGCGGGCGGGATCCACGCGCCCGGCATCGCCGAGCAGACGATCGCCAACATGCTCGTCTTCGCGCGGAACCTCCACGAGGGCTGGCGCCGCAAGGAAAACGGCGAGTGGCGCCATTTCCAGTCCCACGAATTCACCGACAGCACGGTCACGGTCGTCGGTCTCGGCTCGATCGGCCAGGCGGTCGTCCAGCGCCTCGAGGGCTTCGAGGTCGAGACGATCGGGATTCGGTACACCCCCGAGAAGGGCGGCCCGACCGACGAGGTACTCGGCTTCGACGAGGACGACGTCCACGAGGCCTTCTCGCGCAGCGACTACGTCGTGCTCGCCTGCCCGCTGAACGATCTGACTCGCGGGCTCGTCGACGAGGACGCGCTGGCGACGCTTCCGCCCGAGGCCGTGCTCGTCAACGCGGCCCGCGGGGGCATCGTCGACACCGACGCGCTCGTCTCGGCGCTGCAGTACGAGGGGATCCGCGGGGCCGCGCTGGACGTGACCGACCCCGAACCGCTCCCGAACGACCACGAGCTCTGGGACCTCGAGAACTGCCTGCTCACGCCCCACACCGGCGGCCACACGCCGAAACACTGGGACCGGCTGGCCGACATCGTCGCGACCAACCTCCAAGAACTCGAGGCGGGCGAGGGAGACGACCTCGAGAACGCCGTCTATCAGCCCGACGGGGGCTAA